GGATTGTATGCCAGATCTGACCCCACACTTTCCGCAACTGGAAAAAGTGCAGTATCTTCTTTGGATCCTGAACTGGAAAcagaggggagagggggcagAAAAGGGAAACGTATGTATTAGCATAAAGCTTAAAAGCAGTGCTATCACATAAAACATACTCAAACATCACTTCTTTGAACAATATGTAGCCCAGACCCTACCCCTTGCAAAGTCTACAGCTGGCTATCCCGTATGCAGCTTCCCCAGTATCTcaaatccttcctttcctcagtTATTCTGAGGAACTGAACTAATGCTATGACAGGCTGTTTCAGTGCTTCTCCAGTCCCAAGATACAAAAGCTCTCTCTACTCTTTGCACACGACACAGACCACAGAACAAAGGTAGCCATCTCAGTGTGGACAACCTCTCACATTCATACTAGAGAAAGTCCTTACGGATGCAGTCAACACTTTCTGGATGCGGTCGCAAGGCAACCTGAGCTTCATAGGTAACTTTCTGGTTAtcgaagaggaagaggagatcTGCATCTGCAGCATCATTCacctgcagaaaacagaagaccCAACTGAGTTCTCTAAGAAACAGCAAGTCTCAGTAGCACTGGGAATGGAATGCTTCTCCTCACCCAAGGACTGCTCACCAAAGGAAACAGGGTGCTGTCAAGTGGTTGCTGTGACAAAAGCCTGCTAAAACAGCAGGGAGTGCTGCACCCCCAAAGCAACATCAGTGCTTGCTGAGTCAGTGAAAAGCAAGGAAGGGGAACATTCATGCTCACCTTGCTATCAGCTATATGCTTAGTGGCCAGCTTCTGAGAAAACAATGCAAGTCCAGCCTCTTGCAGGAGCTCCTGGTCCTGTTCTGGGATTCCAGTATCTGACTCAATCCTGGCTTTCACGGTCTGCAGAGTGTCCTCCTCCGTCACAGGGTAGGTGTGCACCGTTCCCGTAACCATGTTCAAAACATGCAGCAACTACAAGAGGAATAATGTGACATGAGAAGGGCTGAAGATACATAGGTCATGTTTGAGCAGAGATCCCAGGACCAAGACACCAAATCCTGATAAACTGTTTCAAAGCACATGCACAGCTCAAGAAGTCACTCATCAGCTGGAAGAGAGGTCACATGGTAATTATGCAGCTACAGCACCAGAATACGGAACCAAGCACATAACAGAAGCTATTTTCTACTCCCAACAAGCTCAAGGAGCATTCATCCTCCAATAAGCAAGAGGAAAGCACGTGCCATTAGCTGTCAGGAGACAGCTAAATAAGATTCTGTGTTGCTCCTCCCCCTATGACTTAGCACTCTTCTGTCATGGGCTAGCAGCAACTGATCTCTGGAAAACTTTTCAAGGTAAGCCAGGTCCATCGCTCACCTTCAAATTCAAGATGTCATCCAGAGCTTTGAAACACCCATTGGGTCCATACACAGGATCTGTACCTCTCTGCCGCGGGTGCCACATTAACATGAGTTGCAGCCATTTCTCCAGTCTCGCAGCCAAAACACTGAAGGACCGAAACATGAATGGGATCAGAGGAGACGAAGTACATTTGCAGTCACCATATTGACTGGTCTCTGCAGAAGGACTGaaatagttctttttttttttttttttaaatcacaaacGTGCTATTTAGAAGGCAGAAACAGAGACTCATCTACACAATGTCAGTCTGACAATGGACACAAGCACTGAGTGATGTACTGAACTTATTCGCTGACATAAGGCATATAATACAAAGCTGGTCCATTCACAGAATAAATAGCTCATCTTGGCATGGCACAACGGATTCCTAGTCCTTACCTGTTAAGATTATTTGGGCAGGGTAAACTGCTAGAAAATCTGACTTCTCCAGATAAGTCTTCTGAAACAACAATATCCAGCTCACTCTTCTGTCGCACTTTTGTATGCCTAATGAATTCAAGCAAGTACAATGGTGAAATCATCACTTGCCTTTCCCAGCATACATGTTAATATTCTCTTACAGTAACTCTTGACAGATACTGCTTTGGTTTCTTCTACCTCCCACACAGAAGTCAGTCCTGATCCCagagagaaattaaaggaaTGCTGAACTTGCTCAAGTTATTCAAACTCCAGTAAAGGGAGCCATTCTCCATAAGGGCAAGGAACATGGGGATACTACCCTAAGAATCAAGGGACCACACCTCTGCTTCCCACAGACAGGACAGTGGCACTGCATGCACTCTTCTTATCACCTGGCCCCAGGTCACTCACCATTGCACTGGCTGCCAGTTGGGCAGGAATGGTCTGAAGCCTGTGATGCACTCAAAGGCCAGTGTGCCAAAGCTCCAGTAATCCACTGTCACCGTATACTTCTGCTGTTCCAGCAGTTCTGGAGCCTGAGGCAGTTTACACAAGTATAAGACAAAGCCACCCATCTCTCAGCTCTCCCCACCCCTTAAGAGCTCATTAACACTTCTTTTACATTAAAGACCATGCTGAAAGCTCTGCACCCCAAATGCACCCCATGCCAGAACAACTACTTCATCCCAGCCCCAAGCCAGATTACACTGTTAACTCTGTCCCACAACAAAGTGGGAGCTGATCTTCTAGCTGAATTCCTTCCTTACCAAGTACTGCAGTGTCCCAACAAAGGATGTGCATAGGCTGCCCTGATCCAACTCCTTAGCATAACCAAGGTCAATGATTTTGTGTATTaactgaaacacaaaacagagaatAAGGACACTAGagtaaagtttttgtttgtttgttcgtttttaaAGTACACcacacagcagagaaagaaaaaaaggttcagCTCTTCAAAGGTATGCAGGAAAGGTGCCAGTGAAAAGATGAAAGTAAAAATGGGAAGCTCCTGTAGATTCCTAAAACCAAAAGGTATGTAAAATTGTCGTTGGCTTTATATGGACATAGCTGGAAACATTACTTGTAATTCAGATCTTTACCCAATAGCTAAGGTCAGGTTCTTTCCTTAGTAGCTGAATGTCATACTGCCAGGTGTTAAGAGGAGAAGTCTAACTCAGCCACGCACAAAATACTGCTCAACTGACACACAGATCTGAGCCAGCTGTTACCCTATGTCACTCTTGCAGAGTGACCACTTTAACTGCAGCAAGCACATCCACATCTTCCTCTTACTTTACATTGTCTGTGCAGGCTGAGACACCAGGTTCCTGCTTACCCTTTGCTCTCCTTGCTGCAGCACAATGTTCTCTGGTTTCAAGTCTCTGTGGATGATCCTGTTCTCATGAAGGTACCTGAGAGCAGACGCTGAGACACAGAAAGAACCACTTTTAAGAATGCAACTAACACTATCTAGCATGAGCTCAGTAAACTTTCACTTCTATGTGATGTAAGCATTGCTTTTGAGTCAAATCTTGCACAATCAACAAGATAATTGACTGAACAATGAAATGCCATGTTCAAGAGGAAAGCTTGACATCAAACTCTTCTGGACACAGATTTGTTCTCTTGGCAGATACATTTTTGAAGTTAAAGTAGATTCACTTCTCTTCAAGTCTCTCCCTTCCCACGTACTGAAGgttaaaaaacataataaaagctgtgcagaagtAAAATATATCTAGTCACTAGAAGAGTGTCTGTATCTTCAACAGTCTTAACCTAGGATCCAAAAGGTGCTCTGCCCAACACTTTCTGTCCTATCCTGTCCACAAAGCATTCTTCTCCCCACTTCACCTTCAAAACTCCTCAAAAATTTATGTTTATGTCCTGCTCAGGACCAATGTGACATCACAACTAGCAGGTTGACGAATTCCATCTATACTaggaagaccaaaaaaaaaatatatctcatCTTAAGAATACAAAGTGAGAAAAAATGCCCTCTATTTCTTTGTACTTGCTCGAAGTAATACTTtaagatatttcattttttcagaataaaaaaagcaCGTTgctagaaaaaacaaaaacttagtAATATTTACAGTTCCAGAGGGCTTTTCAGCTGTGACTAAAACTTGTGCCAAAGGGACTCACTTTTTGATCTCCAAGACTTAGTGTCCCTTCTGACTGCATTCCCAGACTGAGCTCTCCTGTTCAGCATGAAATGATTCAGCTAGACTTTCAGGAGTAATCAATAATATAATATTCTTCTAAAGGTCAGTAACCCTAGAAAGACCAACTATGCTTGCACTGTAAGGGATCTGTAAAACAAGTTATATCGACTGTTGGAAACACTTCTGATCAACTACAGTTCAGGTTGTACAAGTGGAGATTTAGATCTGTCCCTCTTCCTTAGCACAAACAGGCATAGGAACACAAGCTTCACTCTAAACACGATCCAGCATTGTCTCCAGTCAGCCCTCTGTATCATTTCCTGGTTGTTCAGAAGTGAAATGATCAGACAGCAGAGTACAAATGCTTTGTGAACACAAAGGATGGGAGATTCTGCCTAACAGTCGTATCCACAGTAGAAGTAATGACAAATGCACGTTTCTTCTCTTGCCACAAGCTCACCTTCTAATCATGCACCTGCCCCAAAAGCAGTTTTCAATAACTTCTCTACAAACCCCGATCATCTATCCAGTTTTGCCTCAGCTTTGACTCAATAAGATCTTGGTGTAGTCTAAACAAAAATCTCAGTCCCTAAAATCTCTAGACAGCTCTCAGTAACCTTTGCAGtcatctttttattattcttttttgtcTAAAATTCCACATAGTGTTTGCCCAAATGCTAATGGAAACCCACTTATAACAAACACTAAAGTGCTGGTCATTGGCTGTTGAGCTGAGTGGAGActgacagaacaaaaacaaaaggctgGCTCTCTTAAAAGGAGAATTGGCAAAGCAAAACAGGCAACAACTATACTGCTTAAGGGGTCTTATCTAACATAAGAGTTCAACAGGTCACTGCTGCAGTAGTGACCCCTTTGAAGTGCCCCCCTTGAAGGGACTTCCGGGGTTCAGACTACTGAAAATCAGCTACCACTTACCAATATCAGATAACAAGATGAGAATCGCTTCCTCCCGCAGGCCACAGCAATTCTCCAGCTGATTCAggtactgaaagaaaacaacacagaatATAGTCTCTCCATCCTGTATCCTGAGGAAGGATCTCAGTCCCACAAGCTCTCACGAACGCAAGAAGCTCCCGAAACAGCAATGATATTTTCTACGGGCACAGAACTTCGTGGAACTGGGACCTCTGGTAGTAATAATTACAGCTTTAGGCCTTAGCATATCCGTGAGATAAGAAAGAGTGGGTGGAAAAAGTCAGCATAATGGCCGCCCTCTTCCTTCTACTTGCTGTGTCCTACATAGCCATTTCCCCTGGGCCTGGCTACATCAGCTCTGAAGTCAGATATAAGTTCTGGGTTTCATCTATGGGCACATTATAGCAAAGGTTAGAAAAACAGTAAGATTAGAATTAAAACATGggtcttattttctttttttttttcctccatctatGACAGAAAGGGGTTTATCACTGTCAAGAAGGATACTACCCACAGGAAGGCCCGGCCCTTTGATGGTCCTGGCCATACTCACATCCTGTAGCACATCCCTCATGCGTACCCTCATCCTCTACATGCAAAATCCTTGCACTGTCCTTTGCAGCCAAAGAAACGCAGAAAGTTTCAGAAAGCAttgaagttttcagaagcagaacTTTATCAAGGACCAATCTGTCAGACCTTGTTGGTGCCATATTAACAATTAGGAAGCTTCAAGatgtgaaaatacatttttacaggGTTGGTTCTGAAGAGAAACCCCTAGGCTCCATCCTGCCAAGAAGCTGATTCATGCTTTTTCCACTGTCACCATCACCATGCCAGTGACCTCACCTTGCGGAGGTCTCCGCCTTGGCAGTACTCCATAGCCAGCAATGGCAGGTCATTGGGTGCAAGCTTCTGCATTCCCTCGGGAACATCACGGGCAGCCACCACGTTGGGATGGTTCAGCCTGAGGAATGGAAGTGAGACAAGTACGGGTGATCACCAGAACCAAGGCAAACACTTTCTGCAAGAGCTACGCAGTCTCACATATTCGCAGTCACCACGTGAAGTCCTACAGGGATACGAATCCCTCGAGAATCTGAAATACTGGATTTTACTGCTCTACAATTCATCCATCCTTCGTGGACCCGGAGACTCATCCCAACTCCTTGCTTCCCGCGTGCAAGCAGTGCTTTCTCTCAACGGAAACACACGGGAGATCTGCTTGGAAGCTACAGGACGACACCCTGCTGATCCGAGCCGTCCGACACCGGCTGCTGCCATTCCCCGGACGAGCCCCGAGCCGGAGCCGTGCCGCCCCACGCGAGCGGCCCAGCCCCGAGGCAGAGCAGGAGCGCTGTGCTCCGCGGAGCGGCGGCAGCGCAGCACCGAAGACGGCGTCGGGACGGCCGCAGGAGGAAGCCCCCGAGTCCGAGGAACGCCGGAACCCCCCCCCGCGCCGGGACTCGAGAGCCGGCCCCGCccgcccagccccagcccggcggCGCCAGGCCGCACCccgccgggccgagccgggccccccgcgccgccgcctcACCTCTTCATGATCTGGATCTCCAGCGCCCAGCGCTCGCGGTTGCGCGGGCTCAGCTCCTGGCGGCACTGCTTGATGGCCAGCTGCTCGCCGCTCTCCTGCGGGGACAGCGCGGGCCCGGCTCAGCGCGGGCCGGGCCGGGTCGGGCcgtgggggggaggggaggggcgcCCGGCGCCTACCTTGTTGTGCCACCGAATGACGTTGCCGAAGCCGCCGGTGCCCAGGCGCTCCTTCATCTCCCAGGGGCCGCAGGTCTGCGCCTGCAGGGCCGGCGGCCGGCTCATGGCGGGGCCGCGGCGCCCAGGCTGCCGGCGCGGCCGCttccggctccggctccggcccGGGCGGCGCGAGCCCGCCCTTAAAGGAGCCGcgcgcgccccgccccgccccgccgccagcccTCGGCTGCGCCTCACGCCCCGGGTCCCGGCCGAGCTCCGCGGGGCTCCCGGAGGGCTCCCGGTCGCCGCTTGCTTCCCGTGCGCGTCCCCCAGTTCTGCAGGGCGCGCAGAAACCTCCCCGACAGCTGTGCCGGCCGGCACGGCAAACGCTGCTGCAGGGCCTGGAGAGAGGCACCGCGGGGACCAcgctccctccagccccagggaggcTCTGCCGGGCCCGCGCGTGCCAAGGAAGCCTCCGAATTGTGCTGATCGGAGCGTAAAAAGGCAAAGCAGACTGAAGATGGGCTGAGCTGCTTGGCCCAGGGGGCGGCCCAAAGACTAATCAGAGGCCAGTAACTAGCAGCGTACCACGGGGGTCAGTACTGAGCCTGCCTCTGTTCAACATCTCCATTAACGCTCTGGATGATGGGGCAGTGTACTTGATACGTTTTCAGATGAGAAAACTGGAATGAGTGGCTAATGTGGCAGAGggttgtgctgccatccagagggacctggacaggctggagaaaggaGCTGGCAGGAACCTCAGGAAGTTCTGCATGGAGAAGTGCAAAGCCCTGCCCCTGGGTAGGAACAACACCAGGACATCCCAGGGGCCACCTGTCCGGAAAGCAGCTAGGCAGAAAGCGACCCGGAGCTCTCCTAGAGGGCACCAGGCTGAACATACACCAGCAATGTGCTCTCGACTGTAAAGAATGCTAACGGTATTTCTGGGCTGCGTTAGGCAAAGCATTGCCAGCAGGTAAAGGAGGGAGGTGATCTTtctcctctgctcagcaccagtAAAGCCACTCCTAGAGTGCTGCAACTGGTTCCGAGCTTCcaagtacaagagagacatggacatactggagacAGTCCAatgaagggctacaaagatgaagGATATGGTGCATTCTGCTATGAGAAAACGCTCTGAGGAGAAGAGATGGCTCAGGAAAGACCTTATCAaggtctataaatacctgaaggaaggGTGCAAAAGAGGACAGAGCTGGGTTTAACAAACCCAGCCTTAAATTAAGTTCTAAAACCACTCCACTCGTTTGGATTTTTCTGCCACACTCCGACAATGTAGTGCTTTGGGACTGTACCTTGATTGAGCAGTTTCGTTTTCTAAGAGGACAGTATCAGTCAACATTTAACTCTCTGGTCCTTAACATGCTAGTCCTTATTTCTAACCAAGGATCCTAAGTTTTGCTTATCGTCCCCACTTAACCTGGGAATTCCTTTGACCACTTCTCCCAGCAGCACTGTTCATGGCATGTTTTGCTCCACTTACCAGTCAGGGTCTCTGTGCCAAAGATGGATGTCATTCTGACGTAGCACACTGCTTTTGATTGAAGCAGAAGTTTCTCAGTACGAGGACTAAGCCTACAGACCTATGGCCatgttagaaataaaacattcatgCATTCATTTTGGGCGCTCCCTAGGCCATTCTTCCCTCACATTCCTAAAAGCACAATGAGACAGTTCTTCATATGGGATACTTACTATTCTCACTCTCATTGAAGCTTAAGTTGTTCAacgcagaaaaaaaatgttttgaagactGAATTTGCTCTTGGACTGGAATAAAGTATGAAGAAAGCAAACTGGCTGTAAAATCCAGTATTATGCCCTCCTGACATTGGCAAGCAAGCTTTTCTCCTGCCACTCCACCCCCAAATATTCCCTAATGCTCTGGACACGAGCCACTCCTCCTAGGTCATCCCAAGATCCTGGCTGCTATCTTTTCtcttgggaagggaaggggggcGGGAAGCACACCCTCCTGCCCTCTTTAGTCTCCACCCCTTTCAGAGGAGTTTTAAGACGGGAGCTGATCAGAAAGATCATAACAGAGACgtggaaaacagaaagaggcTGGTCTGGGAAAGAAATCATCAGCAGaaaataggagagaaaaaaagcaaaaaaggtaTGTGCTACTCTACACCTGTTTCAAAAAGttcatttcctgttttcaaCGTTATTGGCATTATCATTAAAATACTACTAAATACTGTTTAATAAAACCTACTAGGGTATCATGGTAGTTAACTAGCAAAGCTATTGCTTTTCAGCTTCAGAAGATTTATAATGCTGGATAAAACTTTCAGCTTTCAGTTGCTTCAAGAAAGCCTCAGCAAGCTATTCCAGGGAAAGGGCAAATGGCCTCAGGCTCTGAACAGCTAGCAGGGAGGAGCCTCCTGCACagagaacattttgaaaaagaactAGCAAAGGAAGAGTTACAAACATTCCGATAGTAAGGAGAAGCCCCAAGAGCCAGGCGTGAAAGGACAATTCATTGTCTTCCCGGGAGATCAGACTACACATTTCACCCCAGGCTCACAACCAGGATAATGGAGGCacaaaggggaggaggagggcgggTTGTCTTCAGTTCTTCCTAAACATGGTTCTTTTCTAATGACAGGAAATATTGAGAATGATTCCCCAAAGGAAGCCAGAGCTTGAAATGCCTGTTTTCTCCACTGCCTTCAAAGacttcaaaattttaaattattttccccaaaagcaAGCACTTGTCCACTGTGATATTCTAAAGAAAAGCAGTACAAGCCTGATACTCATCTGCTCAGTTTAGAAAAGGGATATGGCAGCACTTTCTCcaaaaggcaggaaaaggcATCAAGGACCTGCAGTCCTTTGATCTAGACCAAGACGGTGGTTTATAAGCAAGGGAGCTGCTAATGCTATGGATTCAGAATCGAAGCAAGTATTCTACATGTATACCAGGTGACTAGAAGGGATGGGTGGGGGAAGCTACCTTTACTTGCTACCAATGATGTTCTGTTTGACCTTTATAAGCTATGTCCCTTTTTTAGGTCTTATGCCACATCTGTAAAATAATACACTCTCACTTCTTAGAAGAGCtgttattaataaattaatagtCAAAATACGCAATTTAAAGTATTCCTGAGGTCTGTATTGAGGTATATGCTACTAGCACAATACCTGTACCATGTGCAACAACTCACGACTTGCTGATCTATGTGGTTAGCATGGAATATCCAATCTCCAGTGAAATACTATAACACGTTAGTCACAATAATGTTCTTCCAGCTTACTCCATTCCTTATTGGCTATCATAAAAGGCatacattaataaaaaaaaaaaaaatgtatagaaCTGGCTCTGTACAAGCAGAAAGTCCTCGTTGCAAGCCTGGTTATCTACTTTATCAATTCACTCCATTCTTTAAAACCTtcatactgtttttaaaacttttgctTTTAGCCAAGCCTCCTAATTCATCCTCCTGAGTTCtatttccctcttctctctgtttctctttcaaagggCAATACTTCCTTATTACTCACATGTCTGAAGTGTGATTATGAACAAAACAGGCAGCTTCTGATTC
The Anas acuta chromosome 27, bAnaAcu1.1, whole genome shotgun sequence DNA segment above includes these coding regions:
- the IKBKB gene encoding inhibitor of nuclear factor kappa-B kinase subunit beta isoform X2, whose amino-acid sequence is MQKLAPNDLPLLAMEYCQGGDLRKYLNQLENCCGLREEAILILLSDIASALRYLHENRIIHRDLKPENIVLQQGEQRLIHKIIDLGYAKELDQGSLCTSFVGTLQYLAPELLEQQKYTVTVDYWSFGTLAFECITGFRPFLPNWQPVQWHTKVRQKSELDIVVSEDLSGEVRFSSSLPCPNNLNSVLAARLEKWLQLMLMWHPRQRGTDPVYGPNGCFKALDDILNLKLLHVLNMVTGTVHTYPVTEEDTLQTVKARIESDTGIPEQDQELLQEAGLALFSQKLATKHIADSKVNDAADADLLFLFDNQKVTYEAQVALRPHPESVDCILQDPKKILHFFQLRKVWGQIWHTIRMLKEDCNRLQQGQRAAMMNLLRYNSTLSKMKNSMASLSQQLKAKLDFFKTSIQIDLEKYKEQIEFGITSEKLLFAWKEMEQAVELCGREDDVDQLVKKMMALQTDIVDLQRSPLGRKQGGILEDLEEQARELYRRLREKPRDQRTSGDSQEIVRLLLQAIQTFEKKVRVIYAQLSKTVVCKQKALELFPRVEKVMNLMNEDEETVVRLQEKRQKELWNLLKIACSKVRGPVTGSPESINTSRFSSPGQLLLQVPSGTYNLSESVRKSEELLLESQKLSSQLENVMHDTMKDQEQSFMALDWSWLQLQVEERNSPEQTQM
- the IKBKB gene encoding inhibitor of nuclear factor kappa-B kinase subunit beta isoform X1; protein product: MSRPPALQAQTCGPWEMKERLGTGGFGNVIRWHNKESGEQLAIKQCRQELSPRNRERWALEIQIMKRLNHPNVVAARDVPEGMQKLAPNDLPLLAMEYCQGGDLRKYLNQLENCCGLREEAILILLSDIASALRYLHENRIIHRDLKPENIVLQQGEQRLIHKIIDLGYAKELDQGSLCTSFVGTLQYLAPELLEQQKYTVTVDYWSFGTLAFECITGFRPFLPNWQPVQWHTKVRQKSELDIVVSEDLSGEVRFSSSLPCPNNLNSVLAARLEKWLQLMLMWHPRQRGTDPVYGPNGCFKALDDILNLKLLHVLNMVTGTVHTYPVTEEDTLQTVKARIESDTGIPEQDQELLQEAGLALFSQKLATKHIADSKVNDAADADLLFLFDNQKVTYEAQVALRPHPESVDCILQDPKKILHFFQLRKVWGQIWHTIRMLKEDCNRLQQGQRAAMMNLLRYNSTLSKMKNSMASLSQQLKAKLDFFKTSIQIDLEKYKEQIEFGITSEKLLFAWKEMEQAVELCGREDDVDQLVKKMMALQTDIVDLQRSPLGRKQGGILEDLEEQARELYRRLREKPRDQRTSGDSQEIVRLLLQAIQTFEKKVRVIYAQLSKTVVCKQKALELFPRVEKVMNLMNEDEETVVRLQEKRQKELWNLLKIACSKVRGPVTGSPESINTSRFSSPGQLLLQVPSGTYNLSESVRKSEELLLESQKLSSQLENVMHDTMKDQEQSFMALDWSWLQLQVEERNSPEQTQM